Proteins encoded within one genomic window of Brachybacterium muris:
- a CDS encoding pyridoxamine 5'-phosphate oxidase family protein, translating into MSTDQDFTQQDVVEKLRGTSIVMLTTARADGKLLSHPMTVQDVTDDADVWLFVGLQGDQADALRQGPEVNLNVSEAGSWLSVAGKAQFVEDRAKIAELWDDSAKSYFPGGVDDPNLALVLVTSESAQYWGLPGGKVAGVAQILKAKVTGGDTPGGTGTTEL; encoded by the coding sequence GTGAGCACCGACCAGGACTTCACTCAGCAGGACGTCGTCGAGAAGCTGCGCGGCACCAGCATCGTCATGCTGACCACCGCCCGCGCCGACGGCAAGCTGCTGTCCCACCCCATGACCGTCCAGGACGTCACCGACGATGCCGATGTGTGGCTGTTCGTGGGCCTGCAGGGCGATCAGGCCGACGCCCTGCGCCAGGGCCCCGAGGTGAACCTCAACGTCTCCGAGGCCGGATCCTGGCTGTCCGTGGCCGGCAAGGCCCAGTTCGTCGAGGACCGCGCCAAGATCGCCGAGCTGTGGGACGACTCCGCCAAGAGCTACTTCCCCGGCGGCGTGGACGATCCGAACCTGGCCCTGGTGCTGGTCACCAGTGAGTCCGCACAGTACTGGGGCCTGCCCGGTGGCAAGGTCGCAGGTGTGGCCCAGATCCTCAAGGCCAAGGTCACCGGCGGCGACACCCCCGGCGGGACGGGAACCACGGAGCTGTGA
- a CDS encoding TIGR04028 family ABC transporter substrate-binding protein, translating to MSSLTRRSALALGLGTPALMALAGCGSGTGGESAAAGEPQQGGTLTYLEPQTWSTLYPPAAGFYPNGGVVNNITDRLLYQDPETLELHPWIATALPEVNEDATEYTFTLREGVTYSDGTPLDAENVVKNFDLYGAGDPDRALTVSEAINNYDRGEVVDPTTVRFHFSAPSPGFAQAVSTINSGLLSNATLDRTGEEFGPGNATDIIGSGPFVIDTEEIGTRLTLTVREDYAWPPATAQREGRALLDGIDYVVAAEDSVRVGTVTSGQAHIARQIEAPDEPQFAADGLSLHAASTNGVNNGLSFRFRDPALDDLRTRQALIAAIDRQAIVDTLFTSNYPLATGALAATALGYVDTSERYAYDPEKAASLLEEAGWSAGADGTRTKDGKPLTLTFNEALPQPRSREVVTLIQEQLTELGIDVQLLPGDQAAQDAARGEPGTVQVYHSMVGRSDYDVLKSQYSSDNRNTLLNGYPDGSVGDPELDELLARIASVPEAEGRAEASAAAQRHLAEQALILPLFEEPQVYGLTAAVQGFATESVGRPRFYDTWLTD from the coding sequence ATGTCCTCCCTCACGCGTCGCTCAGCACTCGCGCTCGGTCTCGGCACCCCGGCCCTGATGGCGCTGGCCGGCTGCGGTTCCGGCACCGGCGGCGAGAGCGCTGCGGCCGGTGAACCGCAGCAGGGTGGCACCCTGACCTACCTGGAGCCGCAGACCTGGAGCACGCTGTACCCGCCGGCGGCCGGTTTCTACCCCAACGGCGGCGTGGTCAACAACATCACCGACCGCCTGCTGTACCAGGACCCCGAGACCCTCGAGCTGCACCCGTGGATCGCCACGGCCCTGCCGGAGGTCAACGAGGACGCCACCGAGTACACCTTCACGCTGCGTGAGGGCGTCACCTACTCCGATGGCACCCCCCTCGACGCCGAGAACGTGGTGAAGAACTTCGACCTGTACGGCGCGGGCGACCCCGATCGGGCCCTGACCGTCTCCGAGGCGATCAACAACTACGACCGCGGCGAGGTGGTGGACCCCACCACGGTCCGCTTCCACTTCTCCGCACCCTCGCCCGGGTTCGCCCAGGCTGTCTCCACCATCAACTCCGGCCTGCTCTCCAACGCCACCCTGGACCGCACCGGCGAGGAGTTCGGCCCTGGCAACGCCACCGACATCATCGGCTCCGGCCCCTTCGTGATCGACACGGAGGAGATCGGCACCCGCCTCACCCTCACGGTGCGCGAGGACTACGCCTGGCCACCGGCCACCGCCCAGCGCGAGGGCCGGGCCCTGCTGGACGGCATCGACTACGTGGTCGCCGCCGAGGACAGCGTGCGGGTGGGCACCGTCACCTCCGGGCAGGCCCACATCGCCCGACAGATCGAGGCGCCCGACGAGCCCCAGTTCGCGGCCGACGGGCTGAGCCTGCACGCCGCCTCCACCAACGGCGTCAACAACGGCCTGAGCTTCCGCTTCCGCGACCCGGCCCTCGATGACCTGCGCACCCGCCAGGCGCTGATCGCCGCGATCGACCGCCAGGCCATCGTGGACACCCTGTTCACGAGCAACTATCCCCTGGCCACCGGGGCGCTCGCCGCCACCGCCCTGGGTTATGTGGACACCTCGGAGCGCTACGCCTACGACCCCGAGAAGGCGGCCTCGCTGCTGGAGGAGGCGGGTTGGAGCGCCGGGGCCGACGGCACCCGCACCAAGGACGGCAAGCCGCTGACCCTCACGTTCAACGAGGCACTCCCGCAGCCCCGCTCCCGGGAGGTGGTCACCCTGATCCAGGAGCAGCTCACCGAGCTCGGCATCGACGTGCAGCTGCTGCCCGGCGACCAGGCCGCACAGGACGCCGCCCGGGGCGAGCCCGGCACCGTGCAGGTGTACCACTCGATGGTGGGCCGCTCGGACTACGACGTGCTGAAGTCCCAGTACTCCTCAGACAACCGCAACACCCTGCTCAACGGGTACCCCGACGGCAGTGTCGGCGACCCGGAGCTGGACGAGCTGCTGGCCCGGATCGCCTCCGTGCCGGAGGCCGAGGGGCGGGCCGAGGCCTCCGCCGCGGCCCAGCGGCACCTGGCCGAGCAGGCGCTGATCCTGCCGCTGTTCGAAGAGCCGCAGGTGTACGGGCTCACCGCGGCCGTCCAGGGCTTCGCCACCGAGTCCGTGGGTCGACCCCGCTTCTACGACACCTGGCTCACCGACTGA
- a CDS encoding ABC transporter permease, whose protein sequence is MTYLLRRTGGALLVLALAFTAAYVLLAALPGDAVLARYGNPDLGLTPDQLAEIRASYGADRPAIIQFLDTAASFLRGDLGYSVQSGAAVSALLAEALPSTLTLAALGLLVAVVLAVAIAALATHPGLQSHRVTRALRSTLRGLPPLMVSLPVFWIGIVLIQVFSFQLGLVPLLNASPAQALILPVATLAVPIAAPLAQVLIRSIDEVMAQPFVAVARARGASSTWLLWHTVARNAVLPTLTMAGLLFGELVGGAVVTEAVFGRMGIGQLTAQAVAARDTPVLLAVVVISTVVFVLINLVVDLLYPVLDARLRRTGAAAPTRRVQVTA, encoded by the coding sequence ATGACCTACCTCCTGCGCCGCACCGGCGGCGCCCTGCTGGTGCTGGCCCTGGCCTTCACCGCGGCGTACGTGCTGCTCGCCGCCCTGCCCGGGGACGCTGTCCTGGCGCGCTACGGCAACCCCGACCTGGGGCTCACCCCGGATCAGCTCGCCGAGATCCGCGCCTCCTACGGGGCCGACCGGCCCGCGATCATCCAGTTCCTCGACACTGCCGCCTCCTTCCTGCGGGGAGACCTGGGCTACTCCGTCCAGAGCGGCGCGGCGGTCTCGGCGCTGCTGGCCGAGGCGCTGCCCTCCACCCTCACCCTGGCGGCGCTCGGCCTGCTGGTCGCGGTGGTGCTCGCCGTGGCGATCGCCGCGCTGGCCACCCACCCCGGCCTGCAGTCCCACCGGGTCACCCGGGCATTGCGCAGCACCCTGCGCGGACTGCCGCCGCTGATGGTGTCCCTACCGGTGTTCTGGATCGGCATCGTGCTGATCCAGGTGTTCTCCTTCCAGCTGGGACTGGTGCCGCTGCTCAACGCGAGCCCCGCCCAGGCGCTGATCCTGCCGGTGGCGACCCTGGCGGTGCCCATCGCCGCCCCGCTGGCCCAGGTGCTGATCCGCTCGATCGACGAGGTCATGGCCCAGCCCTTCGTGGCCGTCGCCCGGGCCCGCGGCGCCTCCTCGACCTGGCTGCTGTGGCACACCGTGGCCCGCAACGCCGTGCTGCCCACCCTGACCATGGCCGGACTGCTGTTCGGGGAGCTCGTCGGCGGAGCGGTGGTCACCGAGGCCGTGTTCGGCCGGATGGGCATCGGCCAGCTCACCGCCCAGGCCGTCGCCGCCCGGGACACCCCGGTGCTGCTGGCGGTGGTGGTGATCTCCACCGTCGTCTTCGTCCTGATCAACCTCGTCGTGGACCTGCTGTACCCGGTCCTGGACGCCCGGCTGCGGCGCACAGGCGCAGCCGCCCCGACCCGCAGAGTGCAGGTGACCGCCTGA
- a CDS encoding ABC transporter permease, with product MSASTLRTVDPVSPSHEPSPASGDASLGATAASASTAASGGTAAPDGASAAGGAVASATHAGRRRTLRPGVVLSALVLLLALAWALLPQLFAGHSPTATVGPALQAPSPAHWFGTDSTGRDLYTRVVHGASHSILAATVAVAVGLIAGTTLGVIAGSLGGLVEDAIMRLVDVLLAIPGLLLSLSVVILLGFGTTNAAIAVGVTSIATFARLSRSRVLAVRRSEYVEAAFGSGGTLPAILWRHVLPNSAAPVVALAALQLGSAILQISTLGFLGYGAPPPTPEWGLLIAEGRDYVATAWWLTLLPGLVVAAVVLATNRLSTAIGQEDQA from the coding sequence ATGAGCGCCTCGACCCTCCGCACGGTGGACCCGGTGTCCCCGTCACACGAGCCGTCCCCGGCCTCGGGCGACGCATCGCTCGGTGCCACCGCGGCATCGGCGAGCACCGCAGCATCCGGTGGGACCGCAGCGCCCGACGGGGCCTCAGCAGCCGGCGGGGCCGTAGCATCCGCGACGCACGCCGGCCGACGCAGGACCCTGCGCCCCGGCGTGGTGCTGTCGGCCCTGGTGCTGCTGCTGGCCCTGGCCTGGGCCCTGCTGCCCCAGCTGTTCGCCGGCCACAGCCCCACCGCCACGGTGGGCCCCGCCCTGCAGGCACCGAGCCCCGCCCACTGGTTCGGCACCGACTCCACCGGGCGCGACCTGTACACACGCGTGGTCCACGGCGCCTCCCACTCGATCCTCGCGGCCACGGTCGCGGTCGCGGTGGGTCTGATCGCCGGCACCACCCTCGGGGTGATTGCCGGCAGCCTCGGCGGCCTGGTCGAGGACGCGATCATGCGCCTGGTGGACGTGCTGCTGGCGATCCCGGGCCTGCTGCTGTCGCTGTCGGTGGTGATCCTGCTGGGCTTCGGCACCACCAACGCCGCGATCGCCGTGGGCGTCACCTCCATCGCCACCTTCGCCCGGCTCTCCCGCTCGCGGGTGCTCGCCGTGCGCCGCAGCGAGTACGTGGAGGCGGCGTTCGGCTCCGGCGGCACGCTGCCGGCCATCCTGTGGCGCCACGTGCTGCCCAACTCCGCGGCGCCCGTGGTGGCACTGGCCGCCCTGCAGCTCGGTTCCGCGATCCTGCAGATCTCCACCCTCGGCTTCCTGGGCTACGGCGCTCCGCCGCCCACCCCGGAGTGGGGGCTGCTGATCGCCGAGGGCCGCGACTACGTGGCCACCGCCTGGTGGCTGACCCTGCTGCCGGGCCTGGTGGTGGCCGCGGTGGTGCTGGCCACCAACCGTCTCAGCACCGCGATCGGACAGGAGGACCAGGCATGA
- a CDS encoding dipeptide ABC transporter ATP-binding protein, translated as MSAPTPNRAALGGTAQVPDGTAQVPDGTAPGPLLEVSGLQVGYRTRRGLVEAVRGVDLTVAPGAMTALVGESGSGKTTVAQSVIGLLADNGRVGAGSITLRGAGGAPEELVGLPARRWRELRGTRIGLIPQDPSSSLDPVRTIGASIGDPLRIHGWRDRDRIHTRVLDLLERVGFDDPAARARQYPHELSGGMRQRALIAAALALEPDLLIADEPTSALDVTVQATVLDLIDELRESTGAGVLLITHDLAVAADRADALVVMRHGAVEESGPARQVLAAPEAEYTRALLADAPSLRQVVQRRPPAPDPQAAPLLQVRDLRQEFASRGSRVPFLAVDGVSFDVAAGTTHALVGESGSGKTTVGRAISGFRRPTAGSIQVAGTEVTALSAGRPLREFRRSVQLVHQNPFGSLDPRQSIAGILEEPLRNYRLGTRSTRQAAAREHLDLVGLPQDVAERRPRELSGGQRQRVAIARALILQPQLVVLDEAVSALDVTVQAQILRLLARLQEDLGLTYLFISHDLAVVRQVADTVSVMRRGQQVEQGPVARVLEDPHHEYTQQLLAAIPGGKGDPATAGTPRGGRPPVTAGSPVTTGRSVPLRPEGSRA; from the coding sequence ATGAGCGCCCCGACCCCGAACCGCGCGGCCCTGGGCGGCACGGCGCAGGTCCCGGACGGCACGGCGCAGGTCCCCGACGGCACGGCCCCGGGCCCGCTGCTCGAAGTCAGCGGCCTGCAGGTGGGCTACCGCACCCGCCGCGGCCTGGTCGAGGCCGTGCGCGGGGTCGACCTCACCGTCGCCCCCGGCGCCATGACCGCCCTGGTCGGCGAGTCCGGCTCCGGCAAGACCACCGTCGCCCAGTCCGTGATCGGGCTGCTGGCCGACAACGGTCGCGTGGGCGCCGGCTCGATCACCCTGCGAGGGGCGGGCGGGGCCCCCGAGGAGCTCGTCGGCCTGCCCGCCCGGCGCTGGCGCGAGCTGCGCGGCACCCGGATCGGCCTGATCCCGCAGGACCCCTCCAGTTCCCTGGACCCGGTGCGGACCATCGGGGCCAGCATCGGCGACCCCCTGCGGATCCACGGCTGGCGGGACCGCGACCGCATCCACACCCGCGTGCTCGACCTGCTGGAGCGCGTGGGCTTCGACGACCCCGCTGCCCGGGCCCGCCAGTACCCCCACGAGCTCTCCGGCGGGATGCGGCAACGGGCCCTGATCGCCGCGGCACTCGCCCTGGAACCGGACCTGCTGATCGCCGACGAGCCCACCAGCGCCCTGGACGTCACCGTCCAGGCCACCGTGCTGGACCTGATCGACGAACTGCGGGAGTCCACCGGTGCGGGCGTCCTGCTGATCACCCACGACCTGGCGGTGGCGGCGGACCGTGCCGACGCGCTGGTGGTGATGCGCCACGGGGCCGTCGAGGAGTCCGGCCCGGCCCGCCAGGTGCTGGCCGCCCCCGAGGCCGAGTACACCCGCGCCCTGCTGGCCGACGCCCCCTCCCTGCGGCAGGTCGTCCAGCGACGCCCCCCGGCCCCGGACCCGCAGGCTGCGCCGCTGCTACAGGTGCGGGACCTGCGTCAGGAGTTCGCCTCCCGGGGCAGCCGGGTGCCGTTCCTCGCAGTCGATGGGGTCTCCTTCGACGTCGCCGCCGGCACCACCCACGCCCTGGTGGGGGAGTCCGGGTCCGGCAAGACCACCGTCGGCCGCGCCATCTCCGGGTTCCGCCGCCCCACCGCGGGCAGCATCCAGGTGGCCGGAACCGAGGTCACCGCCCTCAGCGCGGGGCGGCCGCTGCGGGAGTTCCGACGCAGCGTGCAGCTGGTCCACCAGAATCCCTTCGGGTCGCTGGACCCCCGCCAGAGCATCGCCGGGATCCTCGAGGAGCCGCTGCGCAACTACCGGCTTGGCACTCGCTCGACGCGGCAGGCTGCGGCGAGGGAGCATCTGGACCTCGTCGGCCTGCCGCAGGACGTCGCCGAGCGCCGACCCCGTGAGCTGTCCGGGGGGCAGCGGCAGCGGGTGGCGATCGCCCGCGCCCTGATCCTGCAGCCGCAGCTGGTGGTGCTGGACGAGGCCGTCTCCGCCCTGGACGTCACCGTGCAGGCACAGATCCTGCGGCTGTTGGCCCGCCTGCAGGAGGACCTGGGCCTGACCTACCTGTTCATCTCCCACGACCTTGCGGTGGTGCGGCAGGTGGCCGACACCGTTTCGGTGATGCGGCGCGGTCAGCAGGTCGAGCAGGGCCCGGTGGCCCGGGTGCTCGAGGACCCCCACCACGAGTACACCCAGCAGCTGCTGGCCGCCATCCCCGGAGGCAAGGGCGATCCGGCCACCGCTGGCACCCCGAGAGGCGGGCGCCCTCCGGTCACCGCAGGTAGCCCCGTCACGACCGGCCGCTCCGTACCTCTTCGCCCGGAAGGATCACGCGCATGA
- a CDS encoding CMD domain protein — MTTDFDVIDHLAGEHENGDGHIARLRSLRPQARENAQRSYEALLEPQDERSVPIRERYAVAAHVARLHGPGPAADLYLENLHDEDPELAARIAAGERTGQERLDAALAHAELLVLRPRDAEPAHLRALEAAGWDADGIITLSQLVSFVTFQLRIAHGLRVLAATPATETTEELR, encoded by the coding sequence ATGACCACAGACTTCGACGTCATCGACCACCTCGCCGGGGAGCACGAGAACGGGGACGGGCACATCGCCCGCCTGCGCTCCCTGCGCCCCCAGGCGCGCGAGAACGCCCAGCGCAGCTACGAGGCGCTGCTGGAACCTCAGGACGAGCGCAGTGTCCCGATCCGCGAGCGGTACGCGGTGGCCGCCCACGTGGCCCGCCTGCACGGCCCGGGCCCTGCCGCGGACCTGTACCTCGAGAACCTCCACGACGAGGATCCCGAGCTCGCCGCACGGATCGCTGCCGGTGAGCGGACCGGGCAGGAGCGATTGGATGCCGCACTCGCCCACGCCGAGCTGCTGGTGCTGCGCCCCCGCGACGCGGAGCCCGCCCACCTGCGCGCCCTCGAGGCGGCCGGCTGGGATGCCGACGGGATCATCACCCTCTCCCAGCTGGTCTCCTTCGTGACCTTCCAGCTGCGCATCGCCCACGGGCTGCGCGTGCTGGCCGCCACCCCTGCCACCGAGACGACGGAGGAGCTGCGATGA
- a CDS encoding alkylhydroperoxidase domain protein gives MTRPETFTQESLGWVPWLEPVAREDLTAEQHEALQDDFRRASPYFRLLARDPQALRARTLTDLDIFFNTEGGAGRAERELAATATSRTNGCIYCASVHSAAATRESGRREDVQRLLDEGVGAELGSPAWDAIAHAADALARIPLDFGPADVQRLREAGLSDAEIVDVINSAAFFNWANRLMLTLGEPEVPTRRSKRS, from the coding sequence ATGACCCGCCCGGAGACCTTCACCCAGGAGAGCCTCGGCTGGGTGCCGTGGCTCGAACCGGTGGCCCGCGAGGACCTCACCGCCGAGCAGCACGAGGCGCTGCAGGACGACTTCCGTCGGGCCTCGCCGTACTTCCGCCTGTTGGCCCGTGACCCGCAGGCCCTGCGCGCCCGCACCCTCACGGACCTGGACATCTTCTTCAACACCGAGGGCGGCGCCGGCCGCGCCGAACGGGAGCTGGCGGCCACCGCCACCTCCCGCACCAACGGCTGCATCTACTGCGCCTCGGTGCACTCGGCCGCGGCGACCCGCGAGTCCGGCCGGCGCGAGGACGTGCAGCGCCTGCTCGATGAGGGGGTCGGCGCCGAGCTCGGCTCACCGGCCTGGGACGCGATCGCCCACGCCGCCGACGCCCTCGCCCGTATTCCGCTGGACTTCGGCCCGGCTGACGTCCAGCGATTGCGGGAGGCCGGGCTGAGTGACGCGGAGATCGTCGACGTGATCAACAGCGCCGCCTTCTTCAACTGGGCCAACCGCCTCATGCTCACCCTGGGCGAACCCGAGGTGCCCACCCGGCGGAGCAAGCGGTCATGA
- a CDS encoding VOC family protein has protein sequence MSVPGLLDHVVIAGPDLAEVVDWFEDLTGVRAAPGGAHPTGTGNALVGLTLDGRPGPQYLELIGPDPARGTAPAASAATSSGATASLASQPAGSLPTAFGIDRLERPTLVTYAVHPADLDGTVARARAEGYDPGDVRDLSRRTPDGTLLQWRLTRADDQERFDLPFLIDWGSTPHPGLGDLPRLELLDLYRLEVDPEPLHLLTDALGLGDGVARIDEGTQSRFLLRLRTPDGRVVEL, from the coding sequence ATGAGCGTGCCCGGACTGCTGGACCACGTGGTGATCGCCGGCCCCGACCTCGCCGAGGTGGTGGACTGGTTCGAGGACCTCACCGGCGTGCGGGCCGCACCGGGCGGAGCCCATCCCACCGGCACCGGGAACGCCCTGGTGGGGCTGACCCTCGACGGCAGGCCTGGTCCGCAGTACCTCGAGCTGATCGGCCCGGACCCGGCACGGGGCACCGCTCCAGCCGCCTCGGCAGCGACCAGCTCGGGGGCGACCGCCTCGCTGGCATCGCAGCCGGCCGGATCCCTGCCGACCGCGTTCGGCATCGACCGCCTGGAGCGGCCCACCCTGGTGACCTACGCGGTCCACCCCGCCGACCTCGACGGGACCGTCGCGCGGGCACGGGCCGAGGGGTATGACCCCGGTGACGTGCGGGACCTCTCCCGCCGCACCCCCGACGGCACCCTGCTGCAGTGGCGGCTCACCCGGGCGGATGATCAGGAGCGCTTCGACCTGCCGTTCCTCATCGACTGGGGGAGCACCCCGCATCCCGGGCTGGGCGATCTGCCGCGGCTGGAGTTGCTGGACCTCTACCGCCTCGAGGTGGACCCCGAGCCCCTGCACCTGCTCACCGATGCCCTGGGCCTCGGCGACGGCGTGGCCCGGATCGATGAGGGCACGCAGTCGCGGTTCCTGCTGCGGCTGCGCACGCCCGACGGGCGGGTCGTCGAGCTGTGA
- a CDS encoding cation transporter, whose protein sequence is MASTGCSCCATAPVEDRAAAEATATSAAETTTYPVRGMTCGHCADSVTTAITVLEGVEEVRIDLAPGGISTVTVAGAAAPAAVRAAVAEAGYTVADA, encoded by the coding sequence ATGGCTTCCACCGGCTGTTCCTGCTGCGCCACCGCCCCGGTGGAGGACCGCGCCGCTGCTGAGGCGACTGCGACGTCCGCGGCCGAGACCACGACGTATCCGGTGCGGGGCATGACCTGTGGTCACTGCGCCGACAGCGTGACCACGGCAATCACCGTTCTCGAGGGCGTGGAGGAAGTACGGATCGACCTGGCGCCCGGTGGGATCTCCACCGTGACCGTGGCCGGAGCTGCCGCACCGGCCGCCGTCCGCGCCGCCGTCGCGGAGGCCGGCTACACCGTGGCCGACGCCTGA
- a CDS encoding ATP-binding protein: MSVIDNDTKRKLREMGATALLDAIDAQDEAHVLGMSFQERLQLIVDEAHSIFNHGKVEGLIRRAGLRYPGADLRRLDLVEERGLNRNVIAQLATCSFIQRQQNVVFQGFTGSGKSYLGCALAKQACQHRLRAHYIRMPDLEEAWALAKDKPQGQTKFLRKYSTFSLLVIDEWLLDHPDEGMRSMLLELLERRYDTGSTVFCTQYPKKDWHARLGGAVHADAIMDRIVHNTIWIDTGDRNMREHTALPQ; this comes from the coding sequence GTGAGCGTGATCGATAACGACACGAAGCGGAAGCTGCGCGAGATGGGCGCGACCGCGCTGCTGGACGCGATCGATGCCCAGGATGAGGCTCACGTGCTGGGGATGTCGTTCCAGGAACGGCTCCAGCTGATCGTGGACGAGGCGCATTCCATCTTCAATCATGGAAAGGTCGAGGGTCTGATCCGCCGGGCGGGGCTGCGTTATCCCGGAGCGGACCTGCGGCGGCTGGATCTGGTCGAGGAACGGGGACTGAACCGGAACGTGATCGCGCAACTGGCAACCTGCTCCTTCATCCAGCGGCAACAGAACGTGGTCTTCCAGGGCTTCACCGGCTCAGGGAAGTCCTACCTCGGCTGCGCGCTGGCGAAGCAGGCCTGCCAGCACCGGCTCCGAGCCCACTACATCCGAATGCCCGACCTCGAAGAGGCCTGGGCCCTGGCAAAGGACAAGCCGCAGGGCCAGACGAAGTTCCTGCGGAAGTACTCCACGTTCTCGCTGCTGGTGATCGACGAGTGGCTGCTGGACCATCCTGACGAGGGAATGCGTTCGATGCTGCTGGAACTGCTCGAGCGCCGCTATGACACCGGCTCGACCGTGTTCTGCACCCAGTACCCGAAGAAGGACTGGCACGCCCGGCTCGGTGGAGCAGTCCACGCCGATGCGATCATGGACCGCATCGTGCACAACACAATCTGGATCGACACCGGCGACAGGAACATGCGAGAACACACCGCACTGCCCCAGTGA
- the istA gene encoding IS21 family transposase: protein MVRKIRAKLVLQLRAEGLSGRAISSSQGMSRKSVRAVFEAADAAGIGWGDIADVADEQVYARLFPGRGEHESVFAQPDWEQVHREMARVGVTLKLLHGEYFDATTAAGDPAMGYDRFCRTYQHHVMVTGAASRVGHKAGQSVEVDWSGPTMELADPVTGEVSKVFLFVACLPFSRYAFCFPALDMRQESWLRAHVAMFEALGGTVPRIVPDNLKTGVVKHPREGEIVLNDAYREMAAHYSAAVLPGRVRKPKDKASVENTVAHVATWVIAGLRDQRFTSLPELAAAIGQRMEAYNAEPFQKRPGSRASVFDAEERPLLTPLPAVPYEISTWHYGRRVGRNGHVTFARNFYSAPFAHIGAKVDLRITARTLEIYQGSQRLTSHLLLPETASNEYRTNDADLPAGERFQAWDAQRVRAWADRVGPATVIVIQRIFESVPIVEQGLDPALAVLRLSRRFSVDRVEAACALALTGRVRSPRYAHLHPILATGQDKVAALRPPREEPAEDGGYVRGADYYAGGVR from the coding sequence ATGGTACGGAAGATCAGGGCGAAGCTGGTGCTCCAGCTGCGCGCAGAAGGTCTGTCGGGGCGAGCGATTTCGTCCTCGCAGGGCATGTCCCGCAAGTCCGTGAGGGCGGTGTTCGAGGCCGCTGACGCTGCAGGGATCGGGTGGGGCGATATCGCGGACGTCGCCGATGAGCAGGTGTATGCCCGGTTGTTCCCGGGCCGGGGCGAGCACGAGAGCGTGTTCGCACAGCCGGACTGGGAACAGGTCCATCGAGAGATGGCCAGGGTCGGCGTGACGCTGAAGCTGTTGCACGGCGAGTACTTCGACGCGACCACGGCGGCTGGGGATCCGGCGATGGGGTATGACCGGTTTTGCCGCACCTACCAGCACCACGTCATGGTCACCGGTGCCGCTTCGAGAGTCGGTCACAAGGCCGGCCAGAGCGTGGAGGTCGACTGGTCCGGCCCCACGATGGAGCTGGCCGATCCGGTCACCGGCGAGGTCTCGAAGGTGTTCTTGTTCGTTGCCTGCCTGCCTTTTTCTCGTTACGCGTTCTGCTTCCCGGCGCTGGATATGCGCCAGGAGTCCTGGCTGCGAGCGCACGTAGCGATGTTCGAGGCGCTGGGCGGGACGGTCCCGAGGATCGTTCCGGACAACCTCAAGACCGGTGTGGTGAAGCACCCCCGCGAGGGCGAGATCGTCCTGAACGATGCGTATCGCGAGATGGCAGCGCATTACTCGGCGGCGGTGCTCCCGGGGAGGGTGCGGAAACCGAAAGACAAGGCGAGCGTGGAGAACACCGTCGCGCACGTCGCGACCTGGGTCATCGCCGGGCTGCGGGATCAGCGATTCACGTCCCTGCCCGAACTTGCAGCCGCCATCGGGCAGCGGATGGAGGCCTATAACGCGGAGCCGTTCCAGAAGCGGCCCGGATCCCGCGCCAGCGTGTTCGACGCGGAGGAGCGGCCGCTGCTGACGCCGCTGCCGGCGGTGCCCTACGAGATCTCGACATGGCACTACGGACGACGAGTGGGCAGGAACGGGCACGTCACGTTCGCGCGGAACTTCTACTCCGCGCCGTTCGCGCACATCGGCGCGAAGGTCGATCTGCGCATCACGGCCCGGACGCTGGAGATCTATCAGGGCAGCCAGCGACTGACCAGTCACCTGCTGCTCCCGGAGACCGCGAGCAATGAGTACCGCACCAACGACGCGGACCTACCTGCGGGCGAGCGTTTCCAGGCCTGGGACGCGCAGAGGGTGCGGGCGTGGGCAGATCGGGTCGGGCCGGCCACGGTGATCGTGATCCAGCGGATCTTCGAGTCCGTGCCGATCGTGGAACAGGGCCTGGATCCCGCGTTGGCGGTGCTACGGCTCTCTCGCCGCTTCTCCGTAGATCGGGTCGAGGCGGCCTGCGCACTCGCGCTGACGGGACGGGTCCGTTCACCGCGCTATGCGCATCTGCACCCGATCTTGGCCACCGGGCAGGACAAGGTCGCCGCCCTGCGTCCACCCCGCGAGGAACCCGCGGAAGACGGCGGATACGTCCGTGGCGCCGACTACTACGCCGGAGGTGTCCGGTGA